Within the Opitutaceae bacterium TAV5 genome, the region GCCTCGCGGTTCCGCTGCTCGCACAAAACCTCGCCGCCGACTACAAGGATGATATCGGCTACACCGCCCTGGCAGCCGAGCTCGGTGCAGCGACACCCGACGGCTCCGGCGTCACCATCGCCCATGTGGAGGCAAGCACGAGCGGAAGGGAAGACGTTTATACCTACACCCCCAACACCGCGGACGCCCGGTTTTCCGGCGTCACCTTTACCAACAAAAGCGCCAGCGCCAATCCGCCGACTGGAACCTCCGGCCACGCCACCACCACCGGCGGCCTTATTTACGGAAACAACGGCATGGGCTTCGGTATCACGGAAGTGGATACCTATCTGGCCGATCACTGGATCGGTAACGGTTTTCTGAATACCGATGGCATCACCACCGCCCCGGCAATCGAAACGCGGGACGTGCAAAATCACAGCTGGGTCTCCGGCCCTGAAACCACAGCAGAAGAGGCTCGCGCCGTCCTCAGCCGGCTCGACTACGCCATCCAGCGCGACGACTTCGTGGCCGTTGTCGGCGTCAACAATGGCAAAAACAACGACAGGCCTCTCCTCTCCGCAGCCTACAACGTCATCAGCGTCGGACGAAGCGATGGCGCTCACAGCTCCACGCCCACCGCCGACGGGGTGCAGCGGCCGCACATCGTGGTGCCGGTGGGAACCACCAGCGATGCCACGGCTGTCGTCAGTGCCGCCGCGGCGCTCCTCATCGGGGCGGCGCGCGATGCGGGCGCGGGTTTTGCCGATGGCGACAAATCCGAAACCGTCAAGGCCCTGCTCCTCGCCGGCGCCACCACGCTCCCCGGCTGGAGCCGGCAGTCGGAAACCTCACCGCTCGATCCGGTCCAGGGCGCCGGCCAGCTCAATATCTTCAACAGCTACCACATCCTGGCCGCCGGCCAACAGTCGGGAGCAACCCTTCCCGAAGGAGCAGCGGTTGCGTCCACCGGCTGGGATTACGCCGGTATCTCGTCCGGCGAGACGATCTCCTACCGGTTCAACCTCGACGCCCAAAAAAACATGACCGTGGCGCTGACGTGGAACGCGATCTGGTCCGGCAGCAATTACGACGACCTCACGCTGTCGCTCGCCAATCTCGACCTCTGGCTTTACGAGGTCGGCGTGGACGGTTCGCTGAGCCTGGTCCAGCAAAGTCTTTCCACGGAAGAGAACCTCGAATTCATCCGCGTCAACGGTCTGGCTGCCGGCGAATATCTCATCCAGGTGAGCCTGCTTTCCGAAGGCGACATCGAGTATGCGCTGGCCTGGCAGGCGTCGGTCCCCGAGCCGGCAACCGTCTTTTTCGTGCTGGCGGGGATTGCGGTTCTGGTCATCGGCCGGATTGCCGGCCTGCCGACCGGCAGAAGGCAGGGATAATCCCGGCGTCCCAAAGCCTTCGGATTTTTTACACAAAGATCGCAAAGGACGCAAGGAATTGGTGTTCCGACACTTCGCGTTCTTTGCGATCTTTGTGTAAAAGTCGGAGATTCCGGGGACACCGACCGGGGGCAAATCCCGGGGAACACCTCCTCCTCGGGCGCTCCCGGAAAGGAAGCATTGCCCGGCCAGGATGCTACCGGCAGGCTGGCTCCCTTTGACATGAGCACAGGCGACGATGGCGGGAGTCATTTCCACCCTCCGGCCGGCGACAAGGAAAGCCCGACCGCCGAAGGACAAATTCTCAACCCGGCTGCAGCCCTCGCGGCAGCGGAAAGCGGCGGCGGCACGCCCACCCCGCCGGTCCTGCCTGTGCAAGCAGCGACCTTTATCGAAAAAGGCACCCCGGCATTCCGGCGCACCGTCGCGGCGCTGTTTGCCGCAGGCTTCGCCACCTTCGCGCTGCTTTACTGCGTACAGCCGCTCATGCCGGTGCTCGCCCGGGAGTTCGGGCTCACCGCCGCCGCCAGCAGCCTCGTTCTCTCCGTCTCCACCGCCACGCTTGCGTTCGGGCTGGTATTGACCGGCCCGCTCTCCGATGCGATCGGACGCAAGCCGATCATGGTGGCCGCTCTCTTCGGCGCCGCGCTCTGCACACTCGCCGCCTCGGTCATGCCGGGCTGGCACGGCGTGCTGGCGATGCGCGTGCTGGTCGGCGTTTTCCTGAGCGGCCTGGTGGCGGTGGCCATGACCTACCTGAGCGAGGAGATCCAGCCGCAGGTGCTCGGTTTCGCCATGGGGCTCTATATCGCGGGGAACGCCATCGGCGGCATGGGCGGGCGGCTGATCACCGGTGTGGTCGTCGATTTCGTCTCGTGGCGTGTGGCCGTGGCCCTGATGGGCGGGCTGGCGCTGGCGGCGGCGATGGTTTTCCGGCGGCTCGTCCCGGAGTCGCGGCATTTCCGCCCTGCGCCGCTGCGGATGCGCTCGCTGGTGGACGGGTTCCGGCTCCACCTCGCCGACGCCGCGCTTCCGTGGCTGTTCGTCGAGGGATTTTTGCTGATGGGCGGATTTGTCACGCTTTTCAACTACATCACTTACCGGCTGCTCGCCGCGCCTTATAACCTGAGTCAGGCGATCGTGGGGTTTGTCTCCGCCGTCTACCTGACCGGCATCTACAGCTCGGCCCGCGTCGGCGCGCTCGCCGACAGGCTCGGGCGGCGGCGCGTGCTCTGGGCGGTGATCGGCGTGATGCTCGCCGGCGTGCTCGTGACACTCCTCGACCCGCTCTGGCTGGTGCTGGCCGGCATGCTGATTTTCACTTTCGGCTTTTTCGGCGCGCATTCGGTGGCGAGCAGCTGGATCGGCCGCCGGGCGCGACGGGCGCGCGGCCAGGCATCGTCGCTCTACCTGCTGAGTTACTATCTGGGTTCGAGCGTCGCCGGCACCTGCGGCGGGTTTTTCTGGCATCGCGCCGGCTGGACGGGCGTGGGCCTTTTTATCGCCGGTCTCCTGCTGGCAGCCCTGTTCGTCGCCCTCCACCTGACCCGCGTGCCACCCCTGGCGACCGGAGACGCCGGAGCCCGCTGACAAAACCCGGAACAATCCATACGAACCCGAACCGGAAACGTAATCTATTAAAAATCAGATACTTTCATTCACTGATGTCGGTATTTTTACGGCCGCCATCCCAGAGAAGCGGAGCTTTTGGCAAAAACAGGCCGGGTTCCGCACGTGACGCGGAGGCGCGGGCCGTGTTGCGTTTTCCGATACCGGTTCTCCCGCTTCATCATGAAACCTCGTGCCGCC harbors:
- a CDS encoding fibronectin → MTLPPLIRHAAFCLAVPLLAQNLAADYKDDIGYTALAAELGAATPDGSGVTIAHVEASTSGREDVYTYTPNTADARFSGVTFTNKSASANPPTGTSGHATTTGGLIYGNNGMGFGITEVDTYLADHWIGNGFLNTDGITTAPAIETRDVQNHSWVSGPETTAEEARAVLSRLDYAIQRDDFVAVVGVNNGKNNDRPLLSAAYNVISVGRSDGAHSSTPTADGVQRPHIVVPVGTTSDATAVVSAAAALLIGAARDAGAGFADGDKSETVKALLLAGATTLPGWSRQSETSPLDPVQGAGQLNIFNSYHILAAGQQSGATLPEGAAVASTGWDYAGISSGETISYRFNLDAQKNMTVALTWNAIWSGSNYDDLTLSLANLDLWLYEVGVDGSLSLVQQSLSTEENLEFIRVNGLAAGEYLIQVSLLSEGDIEYALAWQASVPEPATVFFVLAGIAVLVIGRIAGLPTGRRQG
- a CDS encoding MFS transporter: MSTGDDGGSHFHPPAGDKESPTAEGQILNPAAALAAAESGGGTPTPPVLPVQAATFIEKGTPAFRRTVAALFAAGFATFALLYCVQPLMPVLAREFGLTAAASSLVLSVSTATLAFGLVLTGPLSDAIGRKPIMVAALFGAALCTLAASVMPGWHGVLAMRVLVGVFLSGLVAVAMTYLSEEIQPQVLGFAMGLYIAGNAIGGMGGRLITGVVVDFVSWRVAVALMGGLALAAAMVFRRLVPESRHFRPAPLRMRSLVDGFRLHLADAALPWLFVEGFLLMGGFVTLFNYITYRLLAAPYNLSQAIVGFVSAVYLTGIYSSARVGALADRLGRRRVLWAVIGVMLAGVLVTLLDPLWLVLAGMLIFTFGFFGAHSVASSWIGRRARRARGQASSLYLLSYYLGSSVAGTCGGFFWHRAGWTGVGLFIAGLLLAALFVALHLTRVPPLATGDAGAR